The Phaeacidiphilus oryzae TH49 region CGGCCGGGAGCTGCCGCAGCCGCTGCCGCTCTACCTGCGGCGGCCGGACGCCCAGGTGCCGGCCAACTACAAGACGGTGCTTCCGGCGTGACGGAGCCCGGCGAGGAGGGGTACCGGCTGCGGGAGATGCGCTGGTGGGACATCCCCGCCGTGCTGCGGCTCGAGGCCGAGCTCTTCCCGGACGACGCCTGGTCCGAGGGGATGTTCTGGTCCGAGCTGGCCGACAGCCGGCACCCGGCGGCCACCCGCCACTACGTGCTGGCCGAGGCCGGGGACGGCACCGCCGCCGGCTACGCCGGGCTGATGGCGGTCGGCTCCGAGGCCGACGTCCAGACGATCGGCGTCACCCGGGCACACTGGGGCCGGGGCCTCGGCGCCCGGCTGCTCGCCGAGCTGATCGGGCGGGCCCGCGCGGCCGGCTGCGCCGACCTCCTGCTGGAGGTGCGGGTGGACAACGACCGCGCCCAGCGCCTCTACGAACGCCACGGCTTCGAGCCGGTCGGCGTCCGCCGCGGCTACTACCAGCCGGCCGGGGTGGACGCCCTGGTGATGAAGCTCGACCTGACGAAGCAAGCACAGCATCGAGACCGCACTCCAGAAGGAACCATCGAGCATGGCTGACGAACCGCTGGTCCTCGGCATCGAGACGTCCTGCGACGAGACCGGCGTCGGCATCGTCCGCGGCACCACCCTCCTCGCCGACGCGGTCGCCTCCAGCGTCGACGAGCACGCCCGCTACGGCGGGGTCGTACCGGAGGTCGCCAGCCGGGCCCACCTGGAGGCGATGGTCCCCACCATCCGCCGGGCCCTGGACGAGGCCGGGGTCAAGGCGAGCGACCTGGACGGCATCGCGGTGACCGCGGGCCCCGGCCTGGCCGGCGCGCTGCTGGTCGGCGTCTCGGCGGCGAAGGCCTACGCCTACGCCCTGGACAAGCCGCTCTACGGGGTCAACCACCTCGCCTCGCACATCTGCGTGGACCAGCTGGAGCACGGGCCGCTGCCCGAGCCGACGATGGCCCTGCTGGTCTCCGGCGGCCACTCCTCGCTGCTGCTCAGCGAGGACATCACGACGGACGTCCGCCCGCTGGGCGCCACCATCGACGACGCCGCCGGGGAGGCCTTCGACAAGGTCGCCCGGCTGCTGAACCTCGGCTTCCCCGGCGGCCCCGTGATCGACCGGTACGCCCGGGAGGGAGACCCGTCCGCGATCGACTTCCCGCGCGGCCTCACCGGCCCGCGGGACGCCGCCTTCGACTTCTCCTTCTCCGGGCTGAAGACCGCGGTGGCGCGGTGGGTCGAGGCCAGGCGGCGGGCCGGCGAGGAGGTCCCGGTGCGGGACGTGGCCGCGTCCTTCCAGGAGGCGGTGACCGACGTCCTCACCCGCAAGGCGGTCCGCGCCTGCCGGGAGAACGGCGTGGACCACCTGATGATCGGCGGCGGCGTGGCCGCCAACTCGCGGCTCCGGGCGATGGCCCAGGAGCGCTGCGAGAAGGCCGGCATCCGGCTCCGCGTCCCGCGGCCGAAGCTGTGCACGGACAACGGGGCGATGGTGGCCGCGCTGGGCGCGGAGATGGTCCGGCGGAACCGGACGGCCTCGGCCTTCGACCTCTCCGCCGACTCCTCGCTGCCGGTGACCGAGACCCACGTCCCGGCGCGAAGCGAGTAAGCGGAACAGTTCGCTCCCGATCCTTCATGCCCGCCGCTTACCGAGGTCTCACCGGATAGGCCACTCGTTCCCGGCTGTGCCGCGGCTGTGGCCCCGCTTTGTTCGTCTACGCTCCGAGCCATCCCGCGCATCTCGCGGGACGGCGGCGGGACGGGCTCCGATCGGGAGCGGACAGGGGGCAGGGATGCACCGGCGGATCGGGGTCGCGGCGGGGGCCGCGGCGCTGCTGCTGACGCTGGCGGGATGCGGCGGCGGGGGGTCCTCGGGGAGCGGCGGCGGAACCGCCTCCGGGACCGGAAGCCCGGCGGCCGCAGGCGGCGTCGGCGGAGGCGGCGGGGGTTCCGGAAGCGGTGCCGCGGCCGGCGCCGCGGTCTGGTCGAAGTGGGGGCTCAAGCCGCTCCCGCCGGCCCCGGCGGCGCCCGCCGACCGGCCGATCAAGCTCTCCCGCACCGGCCCGGTGCCGGTCTTCTCCCGGGTGCCGACCACCCAGCGGGTGGTCTTCATCACCATCGACGACGGTCTGGTCAAGGACCCCCGTTTCGTCGAGATGGAAAGGGAGCTGCACGTCCCGATCACGATGTTCCTGATGAACGACGCGATAAAGGACGACTACGGGTACTTCAGGTCCCTGCAGGCGCTCGGGTACTCGATCCAGAACCACACCCTCCACCACCCGGTGATGAGCAGGCTCGGCCTGGCCCAGCAGAGGAACGAGATCTGCGGAGACCAGAAGATCCTCACCGCCGAGTACGGCACCGCCCCGTACCTCTTCCGCCCGCCCTACGGCGCCTACGACCGGGCGACCCGGGAGGCGGTGCGGGCCTGCGGGCCGGCCGCCATCGTCTACTGGACCGACACCATGGAGATCACCGGGATCCGGTACCAGAACGGGCGGCTGCGCCCGGGGGACATCATCCTCGCCCACTTCCGGGGGCCCCAGCAGCTCAAGGGCGAGAGGATGACCGCGATGTTCGCCAACATGGTCAAGCGGATCGAGGAGCAGGGCTTCACGGTCGGCCGGCTGGACGACTACATCTCCCGGCCGGGGCAGGCCGGCTGACGTCGGGTCAGCCCGCCGCCGCCGGGTGTCCCACCAGCATGGTCGGCGCCCCGTCGGCGCGGGTGAGGAACACCGTGGCGGCGTTCGGGCCGGCGGGCTTCACCTTGCGGCGGAGCTCCTCCGGCTCGACCGCCGAGCCGCGCTTCTTCACGGTGAGGTTGCCGACCTCGCGCTCGCGCAGCAGCGCCCGCAGCCGCTTCAGGTTGAAGGGCAGCACGTCGGTGATCCGGTACGCGGAGGCGTAGGGGGTGGCGGTCAGCCGCTCCGAGGACAGATAGGCGATGGTCGGGTCGATCAGCGTCGCTCCGCCGAGCTCCGCGGCGACCTCGGCCACCAGATGGGCGCGGATCACCGCGCCGTCCGGCTCGTAGAGGAAGCGGCCCACCGGCGCGGACGGGGGGTCCGGAAGCCGGCCGCCGGCCAGGGAGGCGCTGGACGGCAGCAGGGTGGCCCGGTGCGGGGACGCGGCGGCGGGCGCCGTGCCGAACCACAGCGCGGCCTCCTTGACGTCGCCCGACTCCGAGACCCACTCCGCCTCGACCCCGTCCGGCACCGCCTCGTGCGGGATGCCGGGGGCCACCTTGACCGCGGCGCAGCGGAACCGCCCGGCGGAGGCGGCCGCCAGCGCCCAGCTGAGCGGGGGCGAGTACGCCTCGGGGTCGAAGGTCCGGCCGCGGGCGGTGCGGCGGGCCGGGTCGGTGAAGAGCGCGTCGCAGCCGGCCGTGTCGACGGCGGTCACGTCGGCGCAGACCACCTCGATGCGGTCGGCGAGGCCGAGGGCGGCGGCGTTGGCCTCGGCGGCGGCGCAGGCCTCCGGGTCGCGGTCGACGGCGAGGACGCCGAGGCCGGCGCGGGCCAGGGCGATCGCGTCGCCGCCGATGCCGCAGCAGAGGTCGGCCACCCGGGTGGCGCCGAGCTCCGCGAAGCGGGCGGCGCGGTGGGCGGCGACGGAGGCGCGGGTGGACTGCTCGACGCCGTTCGCAGTGAAGTACATCCGGGGGGCGTCCGGGCCGAATTTCGCTCCGGCGCGTTGGCGGAGTCGCGCCTGGGTGAGCGCGGCGGAGACCAGCTCCGGGGGGTGGGTCCTGCGGAGGCGGCTGGCGAGGGCGAGTTCTTCGCCGGGAGCGTAATCGGCGAGCTCCGCCAGGAGGGCCTGGCCTTCGGGGCTGAACAGGGTGCGGATCTCCACGGGGGTCATTCTCTCCGGTCGCAGGGGGTGTTCTCCCCGTGGCGGCTCCGGGGGTGGCGACTCGAGAACGCGGCGCGCCCCGCGCCACGTTGGCACTCTGGTTGACTGAGTGCTAATGGCTGTCTAATGTCTTCGTTGGCACTCTCCCACGGAGGGTGCCAGCAGCGACAAGGCAGGTCCGGCACCCGCGACGACGGGCCCACCAGGTTCGCGACCCTGACATGACACACCCCGTTGATCCTCCGAAGGGGGAGGTCGGATCGTGACGACCGCCAGCAGCAAGGTTGCCATCAAGCCGCTTGAGGACCGCATCGTGGTCCAGCCGCTCGACGCCGAGCAGACCACGGCCTCGGGCCTGGTCATCCCGGACACCGCCAAGGAGAAGCCCCAGGAGGGCGTCGTCCTGGCCGTGGGCCCGGGCCGCTTCGAGGACGGCAACCGTCTGCCGCTCGACGTGAAGACCGGCGACGTCGTTCTGTACAGCAAGTACGGCGGCACCGAGGTCAAGTACAACGGCGAGGAGTACCTCGTCCT contains the following coding sequences:
- a CDS encoding class I SAM-dependent methyltransferase; the encoded protein is MTPVEIRTLFSPEGQALLAELADYAPGEELALASRLRRTHPPELVSAALTQARLRQRAGAKFGPDAPRMYFTANGVEQSTRASVAAHRAARFAELGATRVADLCCGIGGDAIALARAGLGVLAVDRDPEACAAAEANAAALGLADRIEVVCADVTAVDTAGCDALFTDPARRTARGRTFDPEAYSPPLSWALAAASAGRFRCAAVKVAPGIPHEAVPDGVEAEWVSESGDVKEAALWFGTAPAAASPHRATLLPSSASLAGGRLPDPPSAPVGRFLYEPDGAVIRAHLVAEVAAELGGATLIDPTIAYLSSERLTATPYASAYRITDVLPFNLKRLRALLREREVGNLTVKKRGSAVEPEELRRKVKPAGPNAATVFLTRADGAPTMLVGHPAAAG
- the groES gene encoding co-chaperone GroES, which encodes MTTASSKVAIKPLEDRIVVQPLDAEQTTASGLVIPDTAKEKPQEGVVLAVGPGRFEDGNRLPLDVKTGDVVLYSKYGGTEVKYNGEEYLVLSARDVLAIIEK
- the tsaD gene encoding tRNA (adenosine(37)-N6)-threonylcarbamoyltransferase complex transferase subunit TsaD; its protein translation is MADEPLVLGIETSCDETGVGIVRGTTLLADAVASSVDEHARYGGVVPEVASRAHLEAMVPTIRRALDEAGVKASDLDGIAVTAGPGLAGALLVGVSAAKAYAYALDKPLYGVNHLASHICVDQLEHGPLPEPTMALLVSGGHSSLLLSEDITTDVRPLGATIDDAAGEAFDKVARLLNLGFPGGPVIDRYAREGDPSAIDFPRGLTGPRDAAFDFSFSGLKTAVARWVEARRRAGEEVPVRDVAASFQEAVTDVLTRKAVRACRENGVDHLMIGGGVAANSRLRAMAQERCEKAGIRLRVPRPKLCTDNGAMVAALGAEMVRRNRTASAFDLSADSSLPVTETHVPARSE
- the rimI gene encoding ribosomal protein S18-alanine N-acetyltransferase, translating into MRWWDIPAVLRLEAELFPDDAWSEGMFWSELADSRHPAATRHYVLAEAGDGTAAGYAGLMAVGSEADVQTIGVTRAHWGRGLGARLLAELIGRARAAGCADLLLEVRVDNDRAQRLYERHGFEPVGVRRGYYQPAGVDALVMKLDLTKQAQHRDRTPEGTIEHG
- a CDS encoding polysaccharide deacetylase family protein — translated: MHRRIGVAAGAAALLLTLAGCGGGGSSGSGGGTASGTGSPAAAGGVGGGGGGSGSGAAAGAAVWSKWGLKPLPPAPAAPADRPIKLSRTGPVPVFSRVPTTQRVVFITIDDGLVKDPRFVEMERELHVPITMFLMNDAIKDDYGYFRSLQALGYSIQNHTLHHPVMSRLGLAQQRNEICGDQKILTAEYGTAPYLFRPPYGAYDRATREAVRACGPAAIVYWTDTMEITGIRYQNGRLRPGDIILAHFRGPQQLKGERMTAMFANMVKRIEEQGFTVGRLDDYISRPGQAG